One window of Paroedura picta isolate Pp20150507F chromosome 2, Ppicta_v3.0, whole genome shotgun sequence genomic DNA carries:
- the FIGN gene encoding fidgetin isoform X2 has product MMKLSMEEISTCFWGAMYTSPGLKMQWTPEHAQWPEQHFDITSTTRSPAHKVEAYRGHLQRTYQYAWANDDISALTASNLLKKYAEKYSGILEGPVDRPLLSNYSEPPPGLVNGRKSESEPWQPSLNSESVYPMNCVPDVISASKAGVSTALPPADVSASIGSSPGVASNLTEPSYSSSTCGSHTVPSLHSGLPSQEYATGYNGSYLHTSYSGQPAPALPSPHPSPLHSSGLLQPPPPPPPPPALVPGYNGTTNLSGYSYPSASYPPQAAVGPGYSPGGAPPPSAYLPSGIPAPTPLPPTTVPGYSYQSHGLTPIAPSALTNSSASSLKRKAFYMAGQGEMDSSYGNYSYGQQRSTQSPMYRMPDNSISNASRGNGFDRNAETSSLAFKPTKQIMSSEQQRKFSQSSRALTPPSYSTAKNSLGSRANEPFGKYGSPVMNEHGDEHRQLLPHAMQGPGLRAATSSNHSVDEQLKNTDAHLIDLVTNEIINQGPPVDWNDIAGLDLIKAVIKEEVLWPVLRSDAFNGLTALPRSILLFGPRGTGKTLMGKCIASQLGATFFKIAGSGLVTKWLGEGEKIVHASFLVARCRQPSVIFVSDIDVLLSSQVNEEHSPVCRMRTEFLMQLDSVLTSAEDQIVVICATSKPEEIDESLRRYFMKRLLIPLPDSTARHQIIVQLLSQHNYCLNDKEVALLVQRTEGFSGLDVARLCQEAVVGPLHAMPATDLSAIMPNQLRPVTYQDFENAFCKIQPSISQKELDTYVEWNKMFGCSQ; this is encoded by the coding sequence GCTTGAAGATGCAGTGGACGCCAGAGCATGCCCAGTGGCCAGAACAGCactttgacatcacttccaccaCCCGGTCTCCTGCCCACAAGGTGGAAGCTTACCGAGGACACCTGCAGCGCACCTATCAGTATGCTTGGGCGAACGATGACATCTCTGCGCTGACTGCATCTAATCTGCTCAAAAAATATGCAGAAAAGTATTCCGGCATTTTGGAAGGGCCGGTGGACCGGCCCCTCCTGAGTAATTATTCGGAGCCTCCGCCAGGGCTGGTGAATGGCCGAAAAAGCGAAAGCGAGCCCTGGCAGCCTTCTTTGAACTCTGAGAGCGTTTATCCCATGAACTGTGTCCCCGATGTTATCAGCGCCAGCAAAGCTGGCGTAAGTACTGCCCTCCCTCCAGCAGATGTCTCAGCTAGCATAGGGAGCTCGCCTGGGGTGGCCAGTAACCTGACAGAACCGAGTTATTCCAGTAGTACATGTGGAAGTCATACTGTCCCTAGTCTGCATTCGGGGCTCCCGTCTCAGGAATATGCCACAGGATACAATGGATCTTACTTGCATACGAgttacagtggccagccagcacCTGCACTTCCTTCTCCTCATCCTTCCCCTTTGCATAGCTCTGGGCTGTTAcagccccctccaccaccaccaccccctccagcACTAGTACCGGGCTACAATGGGACAACCAACCTTTCCGGGTACAGTTACCCATCTGCAAGCTATCCCCCGCAAGCTGCTGTTGGGCCTGGATACAGCCCGGGCGGTGCACCTCCTCCTTCAGCGTACCTCCCTTCAGGAATCCCTGCTCCGACACCTCTGCCCCCGACCACCGTCCCTGGTTACAGCTACCAGAGTCATGGTTTAACGCCCATTGCGCCCTCTGCCCTGACAAACAGTTCCGCCAGTTCCCTCAAAAGAAAAGCTTTCTATATGGCAGGGCAAGGAGAAATGGACTCCAGTTACGGAAATTACAGCTATGGCCAACAGAGATCCACGCAGAGCCCCATGTATCGGATGCCTGACAACAGCATTTCGAATGCCAGTAGAGGGAACGgctttgacagaaatgctgaaacATCCTCCTTAGCGTTTAAGCCAACAAAGCAGATCATGTCTTCTGAACAGCAAAGGAAATTCAGCCAGTCCAGTAGGGCTCTGACACCCCCTTCCTATAGTACTGCTAAAAATTCTCTTGGGTCGAGAGCAAACGAACCCTTTGGGAAGTATGGCTCTCCAGTGATGAACGAACACGGTGATGAACACAGGCAGCTCCTTCCTCACGCAATGCAAGGCCCAGGACTTCGTGCAGCTACCTCATCCAACCACTCTGTGGACGAGCAACTGAAGAATACTGACGCACACCTCATTGACCTTGTGACCAATGAGATTATCAACCAAGGACCTCCTGTGGACTGGAATGACATTGCCGGCCTAGATCTGATAAAAGCTGTCATTAAAGAGGAGGTTTTATGGCCAGTATTGAGGTCAGATGCATTCAATGGGCTGACTGCTCTACCTCGGAGCATCCTTTTGTTTGGACCTCGGGGAACAGGCAAAACATTAATGGGCAAATGTATTGCTAGTCAGCTGGGAGCCACGTTTTTCAAAATCGCGGGCTCCGGCCTTGTCACAAAGTGGttaggggaaggggaaaagatagTTCATGCCTCTTTCCTTGTGGCAAGGTGTCGCCAGCCGTCGGTGATTTTTGTCAGTGACATTGATGTGCTCCTCTCATCCCAAGTGAACGAAGAACACAGTCCAGTATGTCGGATGCGAACCGAGTTCCTTATGCAGCTGGACAGTGTTCTAACTTCTGCTGAGGACCAAATAGTAGTAATTTGTGCCACCAGTAAACCGGAAGAAATAGATGAATCCCTTCGAAGGTACTTCATGAAACGACTTCTAATCCCCCTTCCTGACAGCACAGCGAGGCACCAGATAATAGTACAACTGCTCTCACAGCACAATTACTGTCTCAATGACAAGGAGGTTGCACTGCTTGTCCAACGCACGGAAGGCTTTTCGGGACTGGATGTTGCTCGTTTGTGTCAGGAAGCGGTGGTCGGCCCCCTCCACGCCATGCCAGCCACGGACCTTTCAGCCATTATGCCCAACCAGTTGAGGCCCGTTACGTATCAAGACTTTGAAAACGCCTTCTGCAAGATACAGCCTAGCATATCTCAAAAAGAGCTCGACACATACGTTGAATGGAACAAAATGTTTGGTTGCAGTCAGTga
- the FIGN gene encoding fidgetin isoform X1 has translation MISSTSVYVSESFVDIGGVPCCCDNGLKMQWTPEHAQWPEQHFDITSTTRSPAHKVEAYRGHLQRTYQYAWANDDISALTASNLLKKYAEKYSGILEGPVDRPLLSNYSEPPPGLVNGRKSESEPWQPSLNSESVYPMNCVPDVISASKAGVSTALPPADVSASIGSSPGVASNLTEPSYSSSTCGSHTVPSLHSGLPSQEYATGYNGSYLHTSYSGQPAPALPSPHPSPLHSSGLLQPPPPPPPPPALVPGYNGTTNLSGYSYPSASYPPQAAVGPGYSPGGAPPPSAYLPSGIPAPTPLPPTTVPGYSYQSHGLTPIAPSALTNSSASSLKRKAFYMAGQGEMDSSYGNYSYGQQRSTQSPMYRMPDNSISNASRGNGFDRNAETSSLAFKPTKQIMSSEQQRKFSQSSRALTPPSYSTAKNSLGSRANEPFGKYGSPVMNEHGDEHRQLLPHAMQGPGLRAATSSNHSVDEQLKNTDAHLIDLVTNEIINQGPPVDWNDIAGLDLIKAVIKEEVLWPVLRSDAFNGLTALPRSILLFGPRGTGKTLMGKCIASQLGATFFKIAGSGLVTKWLGEGEKIVHASFLVARCRQPSVIFVSDIDVLLSSQVNEEHSPVCRMRTEFLMQLDSVLTSAEDQIVVICATSKPEEIDESLRRYFMKRLLIPLPDSTARHQIIVQLLSQHNYCLNDKEVALLVQRTEGFSGLDVARLCQEAVVGPLHAMPATDLSAIMPNQLRPVTYQDFENAFCKIQPSISQKELDTYVEWNKMFGCSQ, from the coding sequence GCTTGAAGATGCAGTGGACGCCAGAGCATGCCCAGTGGCCAGAACAGCactttgacatcacttccaccaCCCGGTCTCCTGCCCACAAGGTGGAAGCTTACCGAGGACACCTGCAGCGCACCTATCAGTATGCTTGGGCGAACGATGACATCTCTGCGCTGACTGCATCTAATCTGCTCAAAAAATATGCAGAAAAGTATTCCGGCATTTTGGAAGGGCCGGTGGACCGGCCCCTCCTGAGTAATTATTCGGAGCCTCCGCCAGGGCTGGTGAATGGCCGAAAAAGCGAAAGCGAGCCCTGGCAGCCTTCTTTGAACTCTGAGAGCGTTTATCCCATGAACTGTGTCCCCGATGTTATCAGCGCCAGCAAAGCTGGCGTAAGTACTGCCCTCCCTCCAGCAGATGTCTCAGCTAGCATAGGGAGCTCGCCTGGGGTGGCCAGTAACCTGACAGAACCGAGTTATTCCAGTAGTACATGTGGAAGTCATACTGTCCCTAGTCTGCATTCGGGGCTCCCGTCTCAGGAATATGCCACAGGATACAATGGATCTTACTTGCATACGAgttacagtggccagccagcacCTGCACTTCCTTCTCCTCATCCTTCCCCTTTGCATAGCTCTGGGCTGTTAcagccccctccaccaccaccaccccctccagcACTAGTACCGGGCTACAATGGGACAACCAACCTTTCCGGGTACAGTTACCCATCTGCAAGCTATCCCCCGCAAGCTGCTGTTGGGCCTGGATACAGCCCGGGCGGTGCACCTCCTCCTTCAGCGTACCTCCCTTCAGGAATCCCTGCTCCGACACCTCTGCCCCCGACCACCGTCCCTGGTTACAGCTACCAGAGTCATGGTTTAACGCCCATTGCGCCCTCTGCCCTGACAAACAGTTCCGCCAGTTCCCTCAAAAGAAAAGCTTTCTATATGGCAGGGCAAGGAGAAATGGACTCCAGTTACGGAAATTACAGCTATGGCCAACAGAGATCCACGCAGAGCCCCATGTATCGGATGCCTGACAACAGCATTTCGAATGCCAGTAGAGGGAACGgctttgacagaaatgctgaaacATCCTCCTTAGCGTTTAAGCCAACAAAGCAGATCATGTCTTCTGAACAGCAAAGGAAATTCAGCCAGTCCAGTAGGGCTCTGACACCCCCTTCCTATAGTACTGCTAAAAATTCTCTTGGGTCGAGAGCAAACGAACCCTTTGGGAAGTATGGCTCTCCAGTGATGAACGAACACGGTGATGAACACAGGCAGCTCCTTCCTCACGCAATGCAAGGCCCAGGACTTCGTGCAGCTACCTCATCCAACCACTCTGTGGACGAGCAACTGAAGAATACTGACGCACACCTCATTGACCTTGTGACCAATGAGATTATCAACCAAGGACCTCCTGTGGACTGGAATGACATTGCCGGCCTAGATCTGATAAAAGCTGTCATTAAAGAGGAGGTTTTATGGCCAGTATTGAGGTCAGATGCATTCAATGGGCTGACTGCTCTACCTCGGAGCATCCTTTTGTTTGGACCTCGGGGAACAGGCAAAACATTAATGGGCAAATGTATTGCTAGTCAGCTGGGAGCCACGTTTTTCAAAATCGCGGGCTCCGGCCTTGTCACAAAGTGGttaggggaaggggaaaagatagTTCATGCCTCTTTCCTTGTGGCAAGGTGTCGCCAGCCGTCGGTGATTTTTGTCAGTGACATTGATGTGCTCCTCTCATCCCAAGTGAACGAAGAACACAGTCCAGTATGTCGGATGCGAACCGAGTTCCTTATGCAGCTGGACAGTGTTCTAACTTCTGCTGAGGACCAAATAGTAGTAATTTGTGCCACCAGTAAACCGGAAGAAATAGATGAATCCCTTCGAAGGTACTTCATGAAACGACTTCTAATCCCCCTTCCTGACAGCACAGCGAGGCACCAGATAATAGTACAACTGCTCTCACAGCACAATTACTGTCTCAATGACAAGGAGGTTGCACTGCTTGTCCAACGCACGGAAGGCTTTTCGGGACTGGATGTTGCTCGTTTGTGTCAGGAAGCGGTGGTCGGCCCCCTCCACGCCATGCCAGCCACGGACCTTTCAGCCATTATGCCCAACCAGTTGAGGCCCGTTACGTATCAAGACTTTGAAAACGCCTTCTGCAAGATACAGCCTAGCATATCTCAAAAAGAGCTCGACACATACGTTGAATGGAACAAAATGTTTGGTTGCAGTCAGTga
- the FIGN gene encoding fidgetin isoform X3: protein MISSTSVYGLKMQWTPEHAQWPEQHFDITSTTRSPAHKVEAYRGHLQRTYQYAWANDDISALTASNLLKKYAEKYSGILEGPVDRPLLSNYSEPPPGLVNGRKSESEPWQPSLNSESVYPMNCVPDVISASKAGVSTALPPADVSASIGSSPGVASNLTEPSYSSSTCGSHTVPSLHSGLPSQEYATGYNGSYLHTSYSGQPAPALPSPHPSPLHSSGLLQPPPPPPPPPALVPGYNGTTNLSGYSYPSASYPPQAAVGPGYSPGGAPPPSAYLPSGIPAPTPLPPTTVPGYSYQSHGLTPIAPSALTNSSASSLKRKAFYMAGQGEMDSSYGNYSYGQQRSTQSPMYRMPDNSISNASRGNGFDRNAETSSLAFKPTKQIMSSEQQRKFSQSSRALTPPSYSTAKNSLGSRANEPFGKYGSPVMNEHGDEHRQLLPHAMQGPGLRAATSSNHSVDEQLKNTDAHLIDLVTNEIINQGPPVDWNDIAGLDLIKAVIKEEVLWPVLRSDAFNGLTALPRSILLFGPRGTGKTLMGKCIASQLGATFFKIAGSGLVTKWLGEGEKIVHASFLVARCRQPSVIFVSDIDVLLSSQVNEEHSPVCRMRTEFLMQLDSVLTSAEDQIVVICATSKPEEIDESLRRYFMKRLLIPLPDSTARHQIIVQLLSQHNYCLNDKEVALLVQRTEGFSGLDVARLCQEAVVGPLHAMPATDLSAIMPNQLRPVTYQDFENAFCKIQPSISQKELDTYVEWNKMFGCSQ, encoded by the coding sequence GCTTGAAGATGCAGTGGACGCCAGAGCATGCCCAGTGGCCAGAACAGCactttgacatcacttccaccaCCCGGTCTCCTGCCCACAAGGTGGAAGCTTACCGAGGACACCTGCAGCGCACCTATCAGTATGCTTGGGCGAACGATGACATCTCTGCGCTGACTGCATCTAATCTGCTCAAAAAATATGCAGAAAAGTATTCCGGCATTTTGGAAGGGCCGGTGGACCGGCCCCTCCTGAGTAATTATTCGGAGCCTCCGCCAGGGCTGGTGAATGGCCGAAAAAGCGAAAGCGAGCCCTGGCAGCCTTCTTTGAACTCTGAGAGCGTTTATCCCATGAACTGTGTCCCCGATGTTATCAGCGCCAGCAAAGCTGGCGTAAGTACTGCCCTCCCTCCAGCAGATGTCTCAGCTAGCATAGGGAGCTCGCCTGGGGTGGCCAGTAACCTGACAGAACCGAGTTATTCCAGTAGTACATGTGGAAGTCATACTGTCCCTAGTCTGCATTCGGGGCTCCCGTCTCAGGAATATGCCACAGGATACAATGGATCTTACTTGCATACGAgttacagtggccagccagcacCTGCACTTCCTTCTCCTCATCCTTCCCCTTTGCATAGCTCTGGGCTGTTAcagccccctccaccaccaccaccccctccagcACTAGTACCGGGCTACAATGGGACAACCAACCTTTCCGGGTACAGTTACCCATCTGCAAGCTATCCCCCGCAAGCTGCTGTTGGGCCTGGATACAGCCCGGGCGGTGCACCTCCTCCTTCAGCGTACCTCCCTTCAGGAATCCCTGCTCCGACACCTCTGCCCCCGACCACCGTCCCTGGTTACAGCTACCAGAGTCATGGTTTAACGCCCATTGCGCCCTCTGCCCTGACAAACAGTTCCGCCAGTTCCCTCAAAAGAAAAGCTTTCTATATGGCAGGGCAAGGAGAAATGGACTCCAGTTACGGAAATTACAGCTATGGCCAACAGAGATCCACGCAGAGCCCCATGTATCGGATGCCTGACAACAGCATTTCGAATGCCAGTAGAGGGAACGgctttgacagaaatgctgaaacATCCTCCTTAGCGTTTAAGCCAACAAAGCAGATCATGTCTTCTGAACAGCAAAGGAAATTCAGCCAGTCCAGTAGGGCTCTGACACCCCCTTCCTATAGTACTGCTAAAAATTCTCTTGGGTCGAGAGCAAACGAACCCTTTGGGAAGTATGGCTCTCCAGTGATGAACGAACACGGTGATGAACACAGGCAGCTCCTTCCTCACGCAATGCAAGGCCCAGGACTTCGTGCAGCTACCTCATCCAACCACTCTGTGGACGAGCAACTGAAGAATACTGACGCACACCTCATTGACCTTGTGACCAATGAGATTATCAACCAAGGACCTCCTGTGGACTGGAATGACATTGCCGGCCTAGATCTGATAAAAGCTGTCATTAAAGAGGAGGTTTTATGGCCAGTATTGAGGTCAGATGCATTCAATGGGCTGACTGCTCTACCTCGGAGCATCCTTTTGTTTGGACCTCGGGGAACAGGCAAAACATTAATGGGCAAATGTATTGCTAGTCAGCTGGGAGCCACGTTTTTCAAAATCGCGGGCTCCGGCCTTGTCACAAAGTGGttaggggaaggggaaaagatagTTCATGCCTCTTTCCTTGTGGCAAGGTGTCGCCAGCCGTCGGTGATTTTTGTCAGTGACATTGATGTGCTCCTCTCATCCCAAGTGAACGAAGAACACAGTCCAGTATGTCGGATGCGAACCGAGTTCCTTATGCAGCTGGACAGTGTTCTAACTTCTGCTGAGGACCAAATAGTAGTAATTTGTGCCACCAGTAAACCGGAAGAAATAGATGAATCCCTTCGAAGGTACTTCATGAAACGACTTCTAATCCCCCTTCCTGACAGCACAGCGAGGCACCAGATAATAGTACAACTGCTCTCACAGCACAATTACTGTCTCAATGACAAGGAGGTTGCACTGCTTGTCCAACGCACGGAAGGCTTTTCGGGACTGGATGTTGCTCGTTTGTGTCAGGAAGCGGTGGTCGGCCCCCTCCACGCCATGCCAGCCACGGACCTTTCAGCCATTATGCCCAACCAGTTGAGGCCCGTTACGTATCAAGACTTTGAAAACGCCTTCTGCAAGATACAGCCTAGCATATCTCAAAAAGAGCTCGACACATACGTTGAATGGAACAAAATGTTTGGTTGCAGTCAGTga
- the FIGN gene encoding fidgetin isoform X4 encodes MQWTPEHAQWPEQHFDITSTTRSPAHKVEAYRGHLQRTYQYAWANDDISALTASNLLKKYAEKYSGILEGPVDRPLLSNYSEPPPGLVNGRKSESEPWQPSLNSESVYPMNCVPDVISASKAGVSTALPPADVSASIGSSPGVASNLTEPSYSSSTCGSHTVPSLHSGLPSQEYATGYNGSYLHTSYSGQPAPALPSPHPSPLHSSGLLQPPPPPPPPPALVPGYNGTTNLSGYSYPSASYPPQAAVGPGYSPGGAPPPSAYLPSGIPAPTPLPPTTVPGYSYQSHGLTPIAPSALTNSSASSLKRKAFYMAGQGEMDSSYGNYSYGQQRSTQSPMYRMPDNSISNASRGNGFDRNAETSSLAFKPTKQIMSSEQQRKFSQSSRALTPPSYSTAKNSLGSRANEPFGKYGSPVMNEHGDEHRQLLPHAMQGPGLRAATSSNHSVDEQLKNTDAHLIDLVTNEIINQGPPVDWNDIAGLDLIKAVIKEEVLWPVLRSDAFNGLTALPRSILLFGPRGTGKTLMGKCIASQLGATFFKIAGSGLVTKWLGEGEKIVHASFLVARCRQPSVIFVSDIDVLLSSQVNEEHSPVCRMRTEFLMQLDSVLTSAEDQIVVICATSKPEEIDESLRRYFMKRLLIPLPDSTARHQIIVQLLSQHNYCLNDKEVALLVQRTEGFSGLDVARLCQEAVVGPLHAMPATDLSAIMPNQLRPVTYQDFENAFCKIQPSISQKELDTYVEWNKMFGCSQ; translated from the coding sequence ATGCAGTGGACGCCAGAGCATGCCCAGTGGCCAGAACAGCactttgacatcacttccaccaCCCGGTCTCCTGCCCACAAGGTGGAAGCTTACCGAGGACACCTGCAGCGCACCTATCAGTATGCTTGGGCGAACGATGACATCTCTGCGCTGACTGCATCTAATCTGCTCAAAAAATATGCAGAAAAGTATTCCGGCATTTTGGAAGGGCCGGTGGACCGGCCCCTCCTGAGTAATTATTCGGAGCCTCCGCCAGGGCTGGTGAATGGCCGAAAAAGCGAAAGCGAGCCCTGGCAGCCTTCTTTGAACTCTGAGAGCGTTTATCCCATGAACTGTGTCCCCGATGTTATCAGCGCCAGCAAAGCTGGCGTAAGTACTGCCCTCCCTCCAGCAGATGTCTCAGCTAGCATAGGGAGCTCGCCTGGGGTGGCCAGTAACCTGACAGAACCGAGTTATTCCAGTAGTACATGTGGAAGTCATACTGTCCCTAGTCTGCATTCGGGGCTCCCGTCTCAGGAATATGCCACAGGATACAATGGATCTTACTTGCATACGAgttacagtggccagccagcacCTGCACTTCCTTCTCCTCATCCTTCCCCTTTGCATAGCTCTGGGCTGTTAcagccccctccaccaccaccaccccctccagcACTAGTACCGGGCTACAATGGGACAACCAACCTTTCCGGGTACAGTTACCCATCTGCAAGCTATCCCCCGCAAGCTGCTGTTGGGCCTGGATACAGCCCGGGCGGTGCACCTCCTCCTTCAGCGTACCTCCCTTCAGGAATCCCTGCTCCGACACCTCTGCCCCCGACCACCGTCCCTGGTTACAGCTACCAGAGTCATGGTTTAACGCCCATTGCGCCCTCTGCCCTGACAAACAGTTCCGCCAGTTCCCTCAAAAGAAAAGCTTTCTATATGGCAGGGCAAGGAGAAATGGACTCCAGTTACGGAAATTACAGCTATGGCCAACAGAGATCCACGCAGAGCCCCATGTATCGGATGCCTGACAACAGCATTTCGAATGCCAGTAGAGGGAACGgctttgacagaaatgctgaaacATCCTCCTTAGCGTTTAAGCCAACAAAGCAGATCATGTCTTCTGAACAGCAAAGGAAATTCAGCCAGTCCAGTAGGGCTCTGACACCCCCTTCCTATAGTACTGCTAAAAATTCTCTTGGGTCGAGAGCAAACGAACCCTTTGGGAAGTATGGCTCTCCAGTGATGAACGAACACGGTGATGAACACAGGCAGCTCCTTCCTCACGCAATGCAAGGCCCAGGACTTCGTGCAGCTACCTCATCCAACCACTCTGTGGACGAGCAACTGAAGAATACTGACGCACACCTCATTGACCTTGTGACCAATGAGATTATCAACCAAGGACCTCCTGTGGACTGGAATGACATTGCCGGCCTAGATCTGATAAAAGCTGTCATTAAAGAGGAGGTTTTATGGCCAGTATTGAGGTCAGATGCATTCAATGGGCTGACTGCTCTACCTCGGAGCATCCTTTTGTTTGGACCTCGGGGAACAGGCAAAACATTAATGGGCAAATGTATTGCTAGTCAGCTGGGAGCCACGTTTTTCAAAATCGCGGGCTCCGGCCTTGTCACAAAGTGGttaggggaaggggaaaagatagTTCATGCCTCTTTCCTTGTGGCAAGGTGTCGCCAGCCGTCGGTGATTTTTGTCAGTGACATTGATGTGCTCCTCTCATCCCAAGTGAACGAAGAACACAGTCCAGTATGTCGGATGCGAACCGAGTTCCTTATGCAGCTGGACAGTGTTCTAACTTCTGCTGAGGACCAAATAGTAGTAATTTGTGCCACCAGTAAACCGGAAGAAATAGATGAATCCCTTCGAAGGTACTTCATGAAACGACTTCTAATCCCCCTTCCTGACAGCACAGCGAGGCACCAGATAATAGTACAACTGCTCTCACAGCACAATTACTGTCTCAATGACAAGGAGGTTGCACTGCTTGTCCAACGCACGGAAGGCTTTTCGGGACTGGATGTTGCTCGTTTGTGTCAGGAAGCGGTGGTCGGCCCCCTCCACGCCATGCCAGCCACGGACCTTTCAGCCATTATGCCCAACCAGTTGAGGCCCGTTACGTATCAAGACTTTGAAAACGCCTTCTGCAAGATACAGCCTAGCATATCTCAAAAAGAGCTCGACACATACGTTGAATGGAACAAAATGTTTGGTTGCAGTCAGTga